Genomic window (Mycolicibacterium smegmatis):
GTTGCACCGCCAACGGTTGGCTTCCGTGGTGCGGTGTCACTGCCGTGGCCGCGGTGACCACGGCGGTGGGCAGCACCGCGACGACGGCGCACAGCACGGCCGCCACGGGTGCGGACCGCCGTGCGGCGAGCAGTCCCAGCACGGCAAACGCGGCCGCACCGGCGAACACGGCGAGTTGCCGCGGTGGCGAAAACGCGTTGCGGTGCAACAACACCGAGGCGGTGATCGCGGCCGACGCCCCCAGCAAGGCCAATGCGGCACGGCCGTCGACACGTGCGCGGCGCTGCCAACCCCATACTGAGCCAAGGGCGACCAGCGCCCCGACCGCCGGTGCGAGCAGCACGGTGTAGTACGCGTGCACCATGCCGCGCATGTACCCGAACACGATTGCGCCTGAGAGCAACCACGCGGTCCACATCACCAGCGCGGCCAGTTGTGTGCGGGGCAGGTGGCCGCGCACCGCGAGAAAGGAACCGACCACCGCCGCGACCACGGCCGCGGGCAGCAACCAGCCGATCTCGACACCGATCTCACCGGTGAACAACCGTGCGACACCGGTGTGTGCGGTGTGCCCACCGCTGACGATGCGGTCGATTCCGTTGTAGCCCAACGCCAGTTCGAGTTCGTTGTCGTCGGTGGATCCGCCGACGAACGGCCGCTCGCCCGGTGGGACCAGTTGCACCACCACGATCCACCATCCCGCCGCGATCACCACGGCCGCCGCGCCGGCCAGCAGATGGACCGCGCGCCGCCGCCACGTCGTCGGCGCGAGCAGCAGATACGTCAGCGCGAAAGCCGGTGCCACGATCAAACCTTCGAGCATCTTGGTGAGAAACGCGGCCCCCAGGGCAGCGCCTGCCGCCACCACCCACCACACCGCTGCGGACCCGACTGCGCGCGTCAGACAATGGGCCGCGGCGACCAGCACAAGCACGAGAAGCGCATCGGGGTTGTCGAACCGGAACATCAACGCCGCGGCCGGTGTGAACGCCAGGACCGCGCCGGCCAGCAGGGCCCCGGCCGCGGCGTGACGTGTACCGGTCAGCGTGCGCCGCACGGTCGCGTACAGCACCGTCACCGCCGCAACGCCCATCACGGCCTGCGGTGCCAGCACGGACCATGGACTCATCCCGAACAACCGCACCGACAGACCGGTGATCCACAGCGCCGCGGGCGGTTTGTCGACCGTGATGAAGTCGTGGGCGTCGAGCGCACCGTAGAACCACGCCGACCAACTCTGCGCCCCGGCCTGCGCCGCCGCGGCGTAGAAGTCGTTGCCGTAGCCGTTGATCGACAGATGCCACAGGTACAGCACAGCGGTGACGGTCAGCAGCGTGACCAGGCCCACGCGCTCCCACCGCGAGGTCGTCATGCGCATACCGTGCCCGAGCAGGCTGCGAACGGGCTGTGAGTTCTACCGGGACGCCACGCCGAACAGCCGTGCGGCGTTGTCGTGCAGGACGTTGCGGCGCCACGTGTCGTCGATGCCCGGCAGATCGACGGTGTGCCGCAGCGCGTCGGCGTAGCCGTACGGGATGTTGGGGAAGTCGCTACCGAACAGGATGCGCTCGCCCAGGTCGTACAACCGTGCCCGATCGGCGGGCGGGAACGGCATCATGGCCTCGGAGAACGGCGTGAACGCCATCGTGGTGTCGAGCCGGACCCCGTCGAATCTCTCGGTCAGGTCCAGGAATTCGCTGTACTCGGGCATTCCCATGTGCGCGATGATCAGCACCAGGCGCGGATGGCGGGTCAGCAGTTTCTCGACCCGTTCCGGTCCGGTGTACTCACCCGGCGCCGGACCGGAACCGCAGTGGATCACCACCGGGACCACCGCGTCCTCGACCATGCCCCACACCTCGTCCAGCAACGGGTCGTTGGGGTCGTACGCGCCGACCTGGATGTGCGCCTTGAAGATCTGCGTGCCCGCGTCGATCGCCTCGGCGACGTAGCGCCCGGCCTGCTCTTCGGGGTAGAACGTCGCGGTCGAGAGGCAGTCCGGCGTGTTGCGCGCGAACTCGCGCGCCCACTGGTTGAGCCACGTGGCCATATCCGGTTTGTGCGGGTACACCAGCGACGAGAACCGGCGGACCCCGAACTCGCGCAGCGTCGCCAGGCGCTGTTGTTCGTCGGCGCGGTAGGTGATCGGCCACTCCCGGCCGATCAGCGGGCCCTGGCTGTCGAAGTACTGCCAGACCTTGTCCATGACGTT
Coding sequences:
- a CDS encoding amidohydrolase family protein, with translation MDEIAAVRSIWSDLGLPGLIDVHTHFMPKNVMDKVWQYFDSQGPLIGREWPITYRADEQQRLATLREFGVRRFSSLVYPHKPDMATWLNQWAREFARNTPDCLSTATFYPEEQAGRYVAEAIDAGTQIFKAHIQVGAYDPNDPLLDEVWGMVEDAVVPVVIHCGSGPAPGEYTGPERVEKLLTRHPRLVLIIAHMGMPEYSEFLDLTERFDGVRLDTTMAFTPFSEAMMPFPPADRARLYDLGERILFGSDFPNIPYGYADALRHTVDLPGIDDTWRRNVLHDNAARLFGVASR
- a CDS encoding ArnT family glycosyltransferase — translated: MTTSRWERVGLVTLLTVTAVLYLWHLSINGYGNDFYAAAAQAGAQSWSAWFYGALDAHDFITVDKPPAALWITGLSVRLFGMSPWSVLAPQAVMGVAAVTVLYATVRRTLTGTRHAAAGALLAGAVLAFTPAAALMFRFDNPDALLVLVLVAAAHCLTRAVGSAAVWWVVAAGAALGAAFLTKMLEGLIVAPAFALTYLLLAPTTWRRRAVHLLAGAAAVVIAAGWWIVVVQLVPPGERPFVGGSTDDNELELALGYNGIDRIVSGGHTAHTGVARLFTGEIGVEIGWLLPAAVVAAVVGSFLAVRGHLPRTQLAALVMWTAWLLSGAIVFGYMRGMVHAYYTVLLAPAVGALVALGSVWGWQRRARVDGRAALALLGASAAITASVLLHRNAFSPPRQLAVFAGAAAFAVLGLLAARRSAPVAAVLCAVVAVLPTAVVTAATAVTPHHGSQPLAVQQERGDGWLGDLASNRQLADLLATATTAWSAATNGSQAAAALEIASGTSVMAVGGWRGDPVPTLPEFIDDVHARRVTFYVEAGRPQHGEVIRSANHTRAHTREIADWVAAHHAGVRIGSTTVYRLL